TTTGTGCCGGAGTAGACCGCGCTATCAGCATTGTTGAAAACGCGCTGGAAATTTACGGCGCGCCGATTTATGTCCGTCATGAAGTGGTGCACAACCGCTATGTGGTGGACAGCCTGCGCGAGCGCGGCGCAATCTTTATCGAGCAGATCAGCGAAGTGCCGGACGGTGCGATCCTGATCTTCTCGGCGCACGGCGTCTCTCAGGCGGTGCGTAACGAAGCGAAAAGCCGTGACCTGACCGTGTTCGATGCCACCTGCCCATTAGTGACCAAAGTCCATATGGAAGTGGCTCGCGCCAGCCGTCGCGGTGAAGAGTCGATTCTAATTGGCCACGCCGGTCACCCGGAGGTCGAAGGCACGATGGGGCAGTACAGCAACCCGGCAGGGGGCATGTATCTGGTTGAATCGCCAGACGATGTGCTGACGCTGAACGTGAAAAACGAAGCGCGCCTGTCGTTTATGACTCAGACCACGCTCTCGGTGGATGATACGTCAGATGTGATCGATGCTCTGCGCAGCCGATTCCCGAAAATCGTCG
Above is a window of Lelliottia jeotgali DNA encoding:
- a CDS encoding 4-hydroxy-3-methylbut-2-enyl diphosphate reductase, yielding MQILLANPRGFCAGVDRAISIVENALEIYGAPIYVRHEVVHNRYVVDSLRERGAIFIEQISEVPDGAILIFSAHGVSQAVRNEAKSRDLTVFDATCPLVTKVHMEVARASRRGEESILIGHAGHPEVEGTMGQYSNPAGGMYLVESPDDVLTLNVKNEARLSFMTQTTLSVDDTSDVIDALRSRFPKIVGPRKDDICYATTNRQEAVRALAEQADVVLVVGSKNSSNSNRLAELAQRMGKAAFLIDDSTDIQEAWVKDATCVGVTAGASAPDILVQNVIKRLQELGGGEAVPLEGREENIVFEVPKELRIDAKEVE